In the genome of Armigeres subalbatus isolate Guangzhou_Male unplaced genomic scaffold, GZ_Asu_2 Contig186, whole genome shotgun sequence, the window CTTCGTTGATGATGGTGGAATCCATTTGTCTTCCCCAACATTTGGTAACGTCACTTCTCCTCGGGTCGGTGCAATGCAGTTGTGGCCGTGGGAAACGATTGGGATTTTTTATCGTTGCTATGGTATGGCTGCGCGGGTCAAACAATTTAATTAAATGCTTTGACCCAGGGACAAACAAGTGAATGGTAACATGGTCATGAAAGGTTGGTCGGAGTCGATGGCTGGAATTTAACTTTTGACCGGAGTTGTAGAGCTGTGCTTTTGAGTTGTTCAGGAGAAATCATTTGTTGATTGTTGTGTGTACCTAAAAATCGATATCAATTTCCTTTTAAATTACTCCAGGAAATGTCATGCATTATACGAATGAGCCGTTTGTATGTcagagaaaatgaaaaaaaaatcctggtacGGTTTTCAAACATAACAACCATTTTTTTCTCAACTTACTGGTTATCTTAGTGGTGAGCTTTTCACCACCTATTCCatgtagggtgaccatatgaaattttacCAAAGGAGGACATTTCACCCGAATtgagcgaaaaaggaggacatttagttgaaaaaggaggacaaaagatattttagttactagataaagattgtcgctgtcgtcgctgtccggaacatcttttgctggcgaggataggggagctaaatgtcaaagaaggaaaatccatacgatttgacagcttggtacccaacatgttccggacagcagaacaaagggaaccgaagcgacaatctttatctagtaactaaaatatcttttaggaggacataaaaaacacatatttgttagatttttgcACACTAAAGTCTTTTGGAGAAAGTAGTAAAcaaatgtaaatattattatgctggcgtttgcaacgatatTCCACAGAATTCTAACAAAAATCATTGTTACAATTCTGAATACTTTGTTGTAAAAATAGATAACTGACCGAACATTAGGTTCTATAATGTAATATACTCGTGGGAGATTGGGTTCTTTAAACTAATTACTATCGAGACCGTGATACTAGAGTGATACAGGTAAACGCGCGTCTGCTCGGGTGTGCAGTCAGTGATAAAACTGATCTTTTATTTCTTCGATTGCCACTGCTGTACCAGACAGCCAGTGGTGTAGCTAGGGGCGGATACTACAGTTCTCCCCCTTTTAGTTTGaacatatttacaatcgattgcAGCAAAACTTCACTACTGCTTAAACATAAAACAATCGGCAAAACTCGACTGCcgtaaaaatttcaacaagCGGAAAAACATAACTGCCGCTAAACAAACTCTGAACTCGGTAAAACATGACTACCGATAAACTAGTCCACTTTTGACCGCCTCCGTGGcagttaaactttttttttaaaacacaGCAGTTCAATAATATTTAAACTCGACATCTTTCTTGAGACGTTTTAGTCGCTCCGAACGTCGGACACTTTCCGCACGGTACTCCGATGGTGACGATCGGCTCGACACTCGCGGATCAACCTGCTCAGGCGGCAAACTCGACGATCATCGCCCACTGACGACTCACTTCGACGGCGCGAAACACCAAACCTCGCCTCAGGACCACGACCCGTGACGCCGTTACGACCATCCCCGTCACCGTAGATGAAAGAATCTGAAGGAAAATCATAAAAGTCATCTTCGTCGTCGCTTAACCTAACGTCTTCGTCATCGTCCTCTCTAGCACGCTTTCTTCGCTGGACCCTCTCGCTCCTCCCCACGAACAAACCTCGGCGCTTTGGGGTGCCCACCAGCTTCAGCTGATTTCGATGAGCGGAGTAAACTCTCCCTCCAACGGAAACCTGAAAAACACGTGAGGAGATACGTCTGAGAAATTTGGCTTCTAACCATCTACGAATATCCGTAGGTCTAAAATTCTTATAGTAAACAATATCTCCAGGACGCAACTTGTCAAACCAGTCCTGTTTCTAGGGACTAGGACTATTTACAATACATTTATCCACTTCCTTTCTTGGTTTCGTCGAATGATGCTTAAAACTATTCTTTGGATGGAGTAAATCCAACAGCGTCTTCGGCTTAAAACTAAACAACCTTTCGGAAGGAAACGTATATCCATCCTCCAAACAAGTATTCCGGTAGCCAAACAAGAAGTACGACACCATATCCTCAGTACTTAAACCAGCCAAATCCGGATctaacagaaatttcttcaatccTTCCTTCACAACTCTGACCATACGTTCCGCTTGACCGTAACTCGATGGATTATACGGTGGACTCTTCATCATCTTGACTCCATGTTTCTCGAAGAAATCAACCAACTATTTCGAGCTAAACGGTGGTCCGCCATCCGTAACAACTACGTCAGGTAACCCAAACCTTGCGAAAAcgttcaaaaactttttcttgacttTCCTGGCATCTGTTCCAAACTTCATGTATTCAACTTCAATCCATTTTGAAAAACTGTCCACAATGACCAGGAAAACCTTCTTGTCGAAGTAGAAGAAGTCTGCATGAATTCGTGTAAACGGTTTTGTAGTAGGAATCCAACTAGAATTTGAAACTGGCTTCGTAACTGCATTCATCTGGCAACACGCACTGCATGACTTGACGAAACTCTCGATGTCACTGCTCATGCCATACCAGTAAACTGTCCTCCTTGCCATTTGCTTTATCTTGCTGATTTCTGAATGGTTCCTGTGCAACAACTTCAacatctgcttttgtaaactagCAGGAATGAACACACGATCCTGGTACAATAAACAACCATCGACCAGTTCTGAGCTGAGCATAAACATCCAACAAACTACGCTCCAACTTCTTTGGCCAACCATGCTTCATGTAGGAAACGATTCTTTGAATAAACTCATCTTGCTCTGTCTCAGATGCAATCAAAACATGCTCCAAAGGAAACTCATCGTAAACGTTCAAACTCTTGATAAACTCCCGTTGCAACGAAACTGGCACTTCATCAGGCAAAGGAAACCTTGAGCAAAAATCTGCATTGCCCATTTTCGATGACGGTCTGTAAACAATGTCAAAGTCGTATATGTTCAGTTCCATTACATATCTTTGCAGACGCGTCACGAACAACGAATTCTTGCCTTCTTTACCAAATATGCCTATCAACGGTTTGTGGTCGGTATACACAGTGAATTTCTTTCCAAACAAAAACTTGTGGAACTTCTTTATGGTACTCACAACCGTCAACGCTTCCAAGTGAAATATTGGGTAGGATTTTTGCGAGTTAGTTAAACTGAAAGAGGTAAAACTAATAGGCCTCTCCTCTCCTTTGATTTCGTGAGCAATCACACCACCTAACCCATAACTGCTAGCATCTGTCACAACAACAACAGGCTTTTGCGGATCAAAAaactccagaagttttgaagacAACAACGACTGCTTACTTTCTTCAAACACACGACGACACTCATCAGTCCAGACAAACTTAACGTCTTTTTTGAGTAAACCATATAAGCAGCTTAAACGTGAGGATAAATTGGGTATAAACTTACCGTAGTAATTTATCAAACCCAAAAACGCCTTCAACTCGGTGACATTAATCGGAACCTTGGCTCTACGAATTGTCTCCACCTTTTCTGGACACGgcaacaaacctttatcagtCAACACGTGACCCAGAAATGGCAAACTAGTCACAAACCATTTGCATTTTTGCAAGTTGACTTTAATGTTGAATTTAGAAAGTCTCTCTAAAACCAAATTAAGCTTTCTTAAACAGTCTTCACAATCCTTACCAGCTAGCAAAACATCGTCTAAGTAGCAATAAACTCCGTCAATGCCTTTCAAAACTTGATCCATGACTCGCTGAAATATAGCAGCACTTGAAGAAGCACCTTGTGGTAAACGATTATACAAAAACAAACCTTTGATTGTATTAATCACCATAATTTTTCTCGACTTTTCCGACAACAACAACTGTGTATACGCTCCGGTCAGATCCAAGGAACAAAACACTTTAGCACCAGCtagtgaagcaaacatatcttgTGCCAACGGCAGCGGATAGGTGTTTGGAATGATCACCTTGTTGATCGAAACCTTACAGTCGATCACCATCCTGATTCCGCCATCCTTCTTCACTACAACAATCACCGGTGATGCCCACTCACTTGCATCGATCGGTGTTATGACGCCATCTTTCTCTAAACTCTCTAAATGTTCGACTACTTTGTCTTTTAAACGTAATGGAACGTCATAGGCACGCTTGAAAATCGGTGCTGCTCCTTTTTTCAACACTAGATCTGCCTCAAAACCTTTGATGGGAGTAAACATAGACTTACAAAACACATTGGCAAACTTACTTTTGATATCTTCCACGACACGTTCCTCTGAAGTCGGCAAAGACAGCTGGTTCAGGTTAGCACCACTGCCAAACGTTTTCCTCCATTCAGGGAAGAAGATATCCAACCAATCTCGTCCTAACAACGGTGTAAACGAGCTTCCACAGCGTAGAACAACCAGATTAACGACCTTTCGTCGTACGTTAAGCTCAACCGTTACCGGAATCTGTCCTTCAACAACCAAACGACTTCCATTGATCACTGCCAACTTCTTCGTACACTTCTGCAACGGAATATCAGCGAATTCTCCCTCGTACGTCTCTCTACTGACGACGGAAACTGCAGCTCCACAATCTATCTCCATATCTACTCGTACTCCTTCAACCAAAACTGTACGGAAACACGGTTCGTTGATTTTTCCGATGGAAGAGATCAACATACAATCCATCTTATCATCATCCGAGATAGATCTGTTCAGCCGACGACGCAAACTCTTCTGGTACTCTGTCAACTTTGGCTTTGCTGCTGGAGAATCCACAAACTTCACAGATTTCTTCACCTTATCCTTCATAGTCATAGCAGAAACGACGTGTGTGACCATCTCTGCCACAGTAACTGCAGTGAAACTTCTGCGATCGGGATGAAGAACGATGTTCACGATCAAATGAACCAGAACGACTACGGCTCCTAAAACGCTTATTTGGTCCACGACTTCTACCACGGGATCTACTACGTGACACAACACGCTCTTCTCGCTTACCAAGCCTGTTCAACACACTCACTCGACCGGACTTACGAGAAACCAGCTTTCGATTCACTCCAGCTAGCTCCCTGTTGATGATGATCTTCTCCGCCTTGGCTAGCGTCAGACCTTCCTCATCAAACAAACGTTGTTGAACATCCGGGTCGCGAATGCCACACACAACCTTGTCGCGGATTGCGATGCCCTTAAATTCGCCAAACTCACACATCTCCGCATCTCACACAAGCCGCGAGAATGAAATCCTCCGCACTTTCGGTAGAACCTTGCATTCGTTGATAAAACTTGTAACGCTGGATCATGTCGCTTTCAGTTTTGTCGTATCGCTTCTTCAACGCATCGGTAATCTCCTTAAACGACACCAATttcaaatcctttccaggaAACAGAAACTTCAACTCGCTATAAACGTCCTTTCCGCATGCCGCCAGAAACGATGCCTTCTGTTCATTCGCATCCGTCATCTTGTTGTCGATGAAAATCCAGTTCATCTGCTCCATATACTGGCTAAATGGAATCGTACCGGGTATGTACGGCTCAACGTGATTCACTAACGGCATACTGACAGCGATGAAAACGACGAtaactgtgaaaaacgattagttaaattatcacacaaaaccaaactaaaaacttttttcagtGTAATAATCCAAAAAACTTGATCGAAACAAACAGTTgacaaatttataacaaaattttcaaaactattttgtAAACCTTTTTGCTCAACTTTTTAAACGATTTGCTCcacagtgcaaaacataaactgcTTTCTGTGTCAAACCAAACAAACTTCAACCGTTTCGGATCAATCGTATTCAACGACAAACTTTATCAACGAAACAAACCAAACGTGAAACACAAACAAACCAAAACGATGTTGTTGCTCAACACAAGCATAAACTGTAGTTGCTATTTAACATGAGCATAAACCAATACAACAGTATCAGCGTTGCGAAACAAGTTGCAAACAAACTGATATACACTGTGCGTTGCACTACACTGTTGTTGAAACAAACTCTCGTACGTGACAAACTCTTCGGCTGTGACGCAACAAGTTCTAATTAGATATTATTTATGTGCACAAAGCCGGATCACTGTACGGAAACAAAATGAAACACAATTTCTTTGCTTGCTAGGCACAAGAAAATGGCTCATAAACTGATTTCAACACTTTAACGCAAAGTAAAACACGATTTTCTCTGTTCATTTCCACTATTCGACACTTTGCAGCAAACCTGTGTGAAACAGCAAAACAAACCAACTCCTGCAATGTAGGCAAACTGTTGCTCCTCCGTACGCAATAAAACAATCAATCGCCAAACGGATGAATGGCTCGCTCGCAGGTTCGTCCAACCAGCAGTGAAAAACACCAAAATTTCACTGGGAAACCGGACTACTTGCACTAATTAGCACTTCCCGGGACGCGAAAACAAAATCTCCACCTCGTCGCCACTGTAATATACTCGTGGGAGATTGGGTTCTTTAAACTAATTACTATCGAGACCGTGATACTAGAGTGATACAGGTAAACGCGCGTCTGCTCGGGTGTGCAGTCAGTGATAAAACTGATCTCTTATTTCTTCGATTGCCACTGCTGTACCAGACAGCCAGTGGTGTAGCTAGGGGCGGACACTACATATAAGGACCGAATACAAGATGCTTAGTTGTatagctttttttttaatgccGTTCAGAATCATAAATTTAAGACATGTGAATTAGAATGATACCGTTAACTGTATGACCACAAAGTTCTCAATTGAACAAATTCTAAACTATTTAGATTTAGACTAAAGAAACTCAAAACTATTCAGATTAGTTTTAGGTATTTCTATTCCATTGTAGGCATGGTAAGGCGACTGCTCTTTGCCTCACATATCCAAGAAGTATACCGTACGATGCGTTTAAAAGTCAATTTGATAGGTGTTTATTTGTAGACAATTTTGAGAAGCATTTGCATCCAAATCCATTTCTCACAATTCCGATGCTTCTGATATTTTTGACACATGTACTGCCTGTAATtgcataactgtcccatcttcttcttcttcttcttcttcttcttattggcattacatccccacactgggacagagccgcctcgcagcttagtgttcattgagcacttccacagttattaactgcgaggtttctaagccagtttaccatttttgcattcgtatatcatgaggctaacacgatgatacttttatgcccagggaagtcgagacaatttccaatccgaaaattgcctagaccggcaccgggaatcgaacccagccaccctcagcatggtcttgctttgtagccgcgcgtcttaccgcacggctaaggagggcccatgtcccataactgtcccatatgaataggaattCCAGCAGAGATGGGACAGAGAGGGACAGAGGCAGTGTATTACTGTAACTCACGCATTTCGTTTTCTATATTTACATTACTTTTATTCCAAAACTtgaaggaaaatatttcagaattaaaACCAGACACGCAAACGTGTGCATTGTTTTGTTACAGAATGGACTTctgttatattattgtttgttaaactagaatttcttcagcaatagtttttcatgcaactgtttttttttcaaaatttccaaaaaggaggacattttagtgcaaaaggaggacatctagtttttaatgaaaaaggaggacatgtcctcctttaggataccatatggtcaccctaattcCATGGGTACATAGATTGACACTAGTGTAAGGTTTCATGGATTTCTTATTCTACATTCGTGAAGTTCGATTTGATATGGAATATAACGTCGGGTGCCTAATCTACTGACGCCATTACCCATGCTATCCGGTCTTTTAcgaatgaaatagttttataTTGTATCGTCTCGATGGCTCAAATGCTCGTACAACTCTTTGATTTAGTTGTCCTTTTCGACGTTTTGGGTGCTGATGTCGTTCAGTCACACCTGTAACATTTGTGTTACACGTGCCAACTTATTCGCCAGCTGCCCTATTTTCTTCTCcagggggtctccagtagccttgcgagcaaaggcgtagaattgccaattcggaaatggcgagttcgattctcggttcggtctaggatgttttcaggggggaaacattctcgacggcagcaaaataaaatttccatagaaaattagaaattttccataaacaattaggaaattgccaatgaagaaatcagggtatgatcaataaataaatataaaatttccacaaataaaacaaaggttccataaacaattaagaattttcaacaaaacaaaaataaatcagcactttttaaagcaaaaattgcaattataaaagaagaattttccatgaagaaatcaaaacgttccacgaaaaaaatacaaaatttccataaataaattaatattagcaataaacaattacaaaatttgccacaaaaaatgcttttttttccaaaaaaaaattaaaattttccacaaagtaatcaataaagagcaattaaaaaaataagaaaatttccataaaaaatacacgaaagcaataaagctgatgaaattttacatgaaattTAAACGCTTTCAAGAAGGCgttatttatggaaaaaaaaaagcacagcgtgattgtttttatatttctttatggaaattttctatttttttattgctctttattgatcattttgtgaaaaaaaaatatttttatatggtagaaatatatttattttgaagaaaattttgtgattttttattgctaatattgatttatttatggaaattttgtttttctttttttttcgtggaacattttgattttttaaggaaaattcttcttttataattgcattttttgcttttaaacTGCTTATTTAAGTTTTGTGGAGAATTCtcaatttatggaaatttcgttttatttgtggaaattttatatttatttattgctcataccctgatttctttattggcaattttctatatttttttttgggaattttcaaatttttaagggGGAGTTTTTAGCCATTCTCGACTCCttgagcatagtgtatccattgtacttgcctcaCAAGATATGCACTCAGGCAATGGCGGGCatggaaaagctttcaattaacaaCTGAAGAAATGCTATTAATCGTCtattaataattataatattaataataattataatagaATACTGAGTTGAAAGGCAGGTTAAGTCTCTGTTGGAATGCAGAGCTAttgaataaaaagaagaagagaggaaaagaaaaggaagaagaaaaagaagaagaaaaataagaagaaaaagaaatagaAAAAGCAGAATAAGATGAAGGAAAGGAAGAtgtataagaagaagaagaagtctatTTTCTCCTGTTTCTCGGTAAGTTGTGCAGTCATCGCATTCATACTGGTCTGATGCAATTTCGGCTAAGCAGTTACTTGGGAATAGCTTCCATTTTAAGTCTCAACTCGCTTCCATGCATCGGCAGTAGCCAAGTTGTGATCGACTTTGGTTCTAATCGCGTCCATTTCAGCCTTGGGTTGGACGTTGCCGTCTAGATGGACGGTGACAATTCTTACAATTTCTGCAAAAGGGTGGATTATCGTATGTTTTCTTGCCTTCATGCTTATGTGAGCAATTGAAACAGCGCTTCGGAGTAGTAATATTAAGTCGAGAATGTCCATTAAGGtggcactttttcaatttttttatgggccgcccttttattcggttctatttgatgccctgatgctctagtcaaaatttcagccaaatcggtcaacgtttgggcggtgctaaacttgttggatgtctatatggaaaaatgtatgcagaaacagcGAAAAACAGGGATTTGCAGTTGGATGGCATAATTTACGTTTAAGAACCATGAttctcattcagttcttgtaaaatgaAATAcgaaatgttatgctgaaaaccacgAGAATATTaaagtttattaggcaaagatattagcattttactggagtgttgtaggtgtgaatttgtttctttttaatggtaaaagaaacgaaatttgctcaaaccccacttcagagaaatgctaataacaaagccgggcaaactctaatcttctagCGGTtgtctgcataacattctgttttaattttttcaagatctcaatgagtatcatagttctttatcgtaaattgtgccgttcaactgcaattcacagtttttggatgtttctgatGCATacattttgcatataaacttcaaaAAGAGCTTAGCACCGTCCAAAcgatgaccgatttggctgaagtTTCGTCCtgagcatcaaatagaaccgaataagagggcggtccataaaaaaatcaaaaagttttttccatattaatttgagccaccctaatgtccaTACTCAAAACTGCTGAAGCAAAGCATCGAATTTGGGTAAAATGGCCTTGTTTTGAAGTTCAAAACTccgatttttgcattcgtggggtatcccaagtaacaatttccatgcttcttggatttatttaattcttatagcggatttataatAGCATTCACCATAGCTAGTTGATCAGTTTTATTGGCGATCTTATAgttatcaataaacctctcataaatattctgaaaaagcttcaaacgtcaaccGCCTATTGACCTTATGAGCGGCTCTATAGTTGCGATGGAGAGCGTGTTAAATCCTATTTTCATAGCTAAATTATCCACTTTCTTTACGTCTAATTTCCTCCtgcaaggaaggaagaaagaggaaaacacaatcaaaacaaaactgGATTGAATAAAAACAATCCAGTTGTAATTTTAATTATGGTTTGTTTACTCTTTCTTCTGCTGGCTTCGGCATTGGTGCTGAGTGTAAAACACATCTCTCATTTCTATATGTCAATAAACTGGTTCAATTCCCAAAATGGCTCAGTGATGTTAACAATGCCCAAAATCGCATATTTATCacatactagtcgacccggcagacgttgtcctgcatagtaggcgaaaatacgcGTTCTGAACTGCCTATGCGAAGTTTcgatacgattcttaattttaggttttcaggatttcctcaactttactcgtgattctcgcatgagaaaatatcatataaacccgccgGAAACGATAACagacatatttgctgaaggaatggagaaaatccatccagccgatgtcgagttatgcggatacgaacacagaccatttcatttttattatatagatgtaTAGAAAGCCCAACAAAGCTCTTCTTGTCTTTTAGTGATTTTGGATCGACTTTACGTT includes:
- the LOC134203459 gene encoding uncharacterized protein LOC134203459, translating into MPLVNHVEPYIPGTIPFSQYMEQMNWIFIDNKMTDANEQKASFLAACGKDVYSELKFLFPGKDLKLVSFKEITDALKKRYDKTESDMIQRYKFYQRMQGSTESAEDFILAACVVCGIRDPDVQQRLFDEEGLTLAKAEKIIINRELAGVNRKLVSRKSGRVSVLNRLGAVVVLVHLIVNIVLHPDRRSFTAVTVAEMVTHVVSAMTMKDKVKKSVKFVDSPAAKPKLTEYQKSLRRRLNRSISDDDKMDCMLISSIGKINEPCFRTVLVEGVRVDMEIDCGAAVSVVSRETYEGEFADIPLQKCTKKLAVINGSRLVVEGQIPVTVELNVRRKVVNLVVLRCGSSFTPLLGRDWLDIFFPEWRKTFGSGANLNQLSLPTSEERVVEDIKSFEADLVLKKGAAPIFKRAYDVPLRLKDKVVEHLESLEKDGVITPIDASEWASPVIVVVKKDGGIRMVIDCKVSINKVIIPNTYPLPLAQDMFASLAGAKVFCSLDLTGAYTQLLLSEKSRKIMVLLQVLLYFSESWIKF